A single region of the Branchiostoma lanceolatum isolate klBraLanc5 chromosome 1, klBraLanc5.hap2, whole genome shotgun sequence genome encodes:
- the LOC136429234 gene encoding uncharacterized protein yields MRIMVAGKRFKIRKDLVVFFQRKLADETVRDYFKTIKAKDFRRYLQAVGKAAYPTRPRRMMRLAIVARGLKSSDLYDTLIQRVVQIIKLENCLGLARLAHFLDVPEVESAAVEFALTHREDVLTKTAGMKKVKPHKLTHCWRCRCKYNLWKTSETSTPCELEFILESGIGFLDDLWDGQYSRRPSGFRLGKAAVIGAGDCPEWSSAFPSGVQAKAGGPARRDVILNTLRTRTFPTTFVPKRRMLSHGFHLQYGVF; encoded by the exons ATGAGAATTATGGTCGCAGGAAAACGTTTCAAGATTCGAAAAGACTTGGTCGTCTTCTTCCAGAGAAAACTCGCGGACGAAACCGTCAGAGACTACTTCAAGACCATCAAGGCGAAAGACTTCAGGCGCTACCTCCAGGCCGTCGGAAAAGCCGCGTACCCGACCAGACCTCGCAGAATGATGCGCCTGGCGATCGTCGCAAGAGGTCTAAAATCTTCGGACCTGTACGACACTCTGATCCAGCGAGTTGTACAAATTATAAAGCTGGAAAACTGCCTGGGTTTAGCGAGACTCGCGCATTTCTTGGACGTGCCGGAAGTAGAGAGCGCAGCGGTAGAGTTTGCTCTCACACATAGGGAGGACGTATTAACGAAGACCGCTGGTATGAAGAAGGTGAAACCTCACAAGTTAACGCATTGCTGGCGCTGTAGGTGTAAGTACAACCTGTGGAAGACATCGGAAACCTCCACGCCATGCGAACTGGAGTTTATTTTGGAGAGTGGAATTGGATTTCTTGACGACCTTTGGGATGGACAG TACAGTCGACGTCCCAGTGGATTCCGCTTGGGGAAGGCTGCCGTGATCGGCGCAGGGGACTGTCCGGAGTGGTCGTCGGCATTCCCGAGCGGCGTCCAGGCAAAGGCCGGCGGCCCGGCTCGTCGCGACGTCATCTTAAACACTCTACGCACAAGGACCTTCCCGACGACGTTTGTGCCGAAACGAAGGATGTTGTCACACGGGTTTCATCTTCAATACGGCGTGTTTTGA
- the LOC136433104 gene encoding 1-acylglycerol-3-phosphate O-acyltransferase ABHD5-like, with the protein VLFYFRSWLWSWLRWCPTSLQHLAAAESRVLKYVKSTLERLYVPISNGRRIWTLKVRSKKPDTLPIVIIHGFGGAAAHFFLNFDALAEDRAVYAFDILGFGRSSRCEFSTNADVAEKEFVESIEEWRKGVGLERFILMGTSFGGFLATSYAIKHPERVKHLILAEPWGFPERTEQAAETLRGRLCKKSLFIYVGPQLLRWTFPDLRTCYADAFPDNTVTDFVYHCAAQPPSAETAFMTLRSSGWELAKNPMLPRLTRLHPDVPITFIYGADSWVDSRTGELAATLRKDSYVNIINIQNAGHKMYAEQHGEFNRQLVRVCEHADRAQ; encoded by the exons ATGTGAAATCGACATTGGAGAGACTCTACGTTCCCATCTCTAACGGAAGACGGATTTGGACCCTCAAGGTGCGATCCAAAAAGCCCGACACCCTTCCCATTGTGATCATCCACGGGTTTGGTGGTGCAGCTGCGCACTTCTTTTTGAATTTCGATGCCCTCGCCGAGGACCGAGCTGTCTACGCCTTCGACATACTCGGCTTCGGGAGAAGTTCTCGGTGCGAATTTAGCACAAACGCAGACGTCGCTGAAAAGGAATTCGTGGAGTCTATCGAAGAGTGGAGGAAGGGTGTAGGGCTGGAGAGGTTCATCCTGATGGGTACAAGCTTTGGCGGTTTTCTGGCGACCTCCTACGCTATCAAACACCCAGAGAGAGTCAAGCACCTGATACTGGCCGAACCCTGGGGGTTTCCGGAGAGAACAGAACAGGCTGCTGAGACACTACGAGGGAGG ttgtgtaaaaagagtctttttatttatGTAGGTCCACAGTTGTTGCGGTGGACATTTCCAGATTTAAGAACCTGTTATGCGGATGCCTTTCCGGACAACACTGTAACTGACTTCGTCTATCACTGCGCTGCACAACCCCCAAG TGCAGAGACCGCATTCATGACCTTGCGCAGTAGTGGGTGGGAATTGGCCAAGAACCCCATGCTCCCCCGCCTAACCCGCCTGCACCCGGATGTGCCGATCACATTCATCTATGGCGCCGACTCATGGGTGGACAGTAGGACAGGAGAGCTGGCAGCAACTCTACGGAAAGACTCATATGTCAACATCATT AACATTCAGAACGCTGGCCACAAAATGTACGCCGAGCAACATGGGGAGTTCAACAGGCAGTTGGTGAGGGTGTGTGAACATGCGGACAGAGCACAGTAA